CATCGCCGTTCTTGTCAACTGCGAACAAGATACCAGAcagaaaatcagaaaaaatacatGTCAGTTATAACCTTACTACTAATAAAAACCTTAatcaaaaagtaaaacaaatctTAAACATTTCTAAAATATACTACATTCAATATTCATTTAATTACATGGatttaaatacagtaaaatatgttttgaGTTACTAGTATAAAGATTACTATTTTCTttttggtggcacaaaacattATCAAATTACCATATTATCAAATATATACCATCAATAGTAATTGCATAAAGCtctatttaattaatttgaattCTGCATCCATGTCAAATGACAAActatttaatacaaaaaaaagaaaataaaaaacacacttaCCGTTTGGATGCCATATTTCCGTTATGAACTTCATTTTAGGAGGCCTGAGAGGATAGTCTTTGGGAAACGTAAGATGAGCTTTAAAGACACCACCCTCACTGAAAACACAGAACAGAACATGATTAATTGTGTTGTTCAAGCAGACACCTGCTCTAGATACAATGTAATAAAGTATTACAGATTCAATACCTATTAAGACTCCCCTTTGAAagcattataaatatataacttTAGGCCCGGCAttcatattaaataataatacaacAATAACTTTAAGAAGTTACTGTACAATCACAAACAAGCTACATTCTGCCACGGGGCAATCCACTTACAGGTGATGTTTCATAATGTAACCTTTTGTTTGactagtaatataacaaagttttAGTAAGTAACAAGTAAACAAGACACTTACAAGAGTGTATCAGGAGGACCAATTATTAGCACTTCCCATCTGTAGAGATCATTATCATCTATTAAACCAGCTGAAAAACCTTCCACGGGATTTTTATTCAGTTCTGAAAGGAAGAACAGACATAAGATGCAGATGAgactttttataaaataaggACAAGCAATACTGTTCTCAATGTGGCAATTCATGCTCCCTTAATGCTGATCTGACTGAAAGaagcttttcttgcattttatatatatgcTTGTTTGTTATCAGATCAAATGACTGAACCCAAAGAATGGCAATCTATTGGTGCACTGTAAAagaattctgtagaaattacagtaatactgggtattactggcaactagctgccaataacttactgtagattttacatttatgttatttactggcaacagtttgtttaaagttaaatgaacattaaacattttcagttactggcaaccagctgcataattacagcaaattttttacagtgtgcctGCGACCTGTCTGATGCATGAATTATATCAGACAGCTTGTCAGGGTCCTGACAAGAGAGAGCAAAACAATATCTGGAACTATAAAGAATGAGCACCTCACTGACAAAACAAGGCTACAGTTGGGTCATCAAGGTGTGTGTGTTAATTTTATGAGCACATGAATCAGTGAGGATGAGTCTGACATTTCTAACTAAGGCTATGTCTGCACGACAAAGATAGAGAAATATACGTTTAAACGGATCTGTGATAACAATTAAAAATTGTGCATGTGTACGCAATGCTACATTGAAAAAAAGCACTACACACCTGCACACATACACTACATCTAAAGaaagataaatacaaacaatcaagatGGAAAAGCatcaagcagttttgtttagacGGACAATGAGGACACATTAATACTATATATGACCCTGGAGTATGATTTAGAGGAAAAAACGTTAATAAACTCTACATCTTGagaaaaactttcaaaaaactCATGCATGCCTTTAGAGTTAATTAACACATGTGGATAAATTCACTTTAAAACCTGTCTTCAAAAGTTTTTCAGGAACCCCAAAACCCATTgccatgtaaacaaacagccaAACCCCATAAAAACTTGACACTTTCGGGTAAAAACATTGTCATTTAAATGGCCCATAAAGTAtagttaatttttaatttttagtgTACGCGATGGTCTGTGTGATGCAATTTCCATGCATGCGTACTGTACATCCACAGCCGGATTTTTGAAACCCTGCGTACGGTACATTGTATTAGAGATCGACCGATGTATCCGTTTTGCATTATTTAAGCATTTTCCCATTAACGGGATCGGTTTTGTAAAATCGGATTGACCGATAAATGCCGTCGTTTTGAGAATTGCTCGCTGAACTGCCATTTCATCACAGTGTCTAATAGGAGACAACAACAACATGCACAGCAAATATGACGGTGAAGTGACGCAAAATGACTTTGAGTATACTTTGCTTTAATAATCAACtttatttaaaggacaagttcggtattttacacttaaagccatGTTTTCAGATTCTCATCTCATCTGTGCATTAATGGCTTttatgttaaaggacaagttcggtattttacacttttaaatCCCTGTTTCCAGAtagtttatgatgaaatagaacggttttgactgaaatttggacatatgatgctggcccgagaatttttgggtgtttattgtatcccctcccacctctataatggctgtataggctaaaatgcattaaactttcgtttacaaagacgtgaaactcacagagtggtcaggggtgttcactgatatgctcatacaacaaacacccgaaaattctcaggccagcatcatatgtccaaatttcagtcaaaaccgctctatttcatcataaactaTCTGGAAACAGGGatttaaaagtgtaaaataccgaacttgtcctttaacataaAAGCCATTAATGCACAGATGagatgtgttataaatgccTGATGTGCAATGTATGCAGCTTGGCTAAGAAATAGAGACAAACTGACATAGTCtgaatcattaaatcttttccCAGTAACGATGCAAGTTAGCATTACATGAACAGACATAAATGAATGCTTGTGggaaataaaaatgctgatttaAATTCATTTTTCTCATAAAATCACATTCATGTTCATTCACCGGGTTGAAGGCTGAAGCACAGCCACCGAATGTAGCTaacttttaacaagatttaccctAAGTTATATTAACATCTACTAGATAAACTTTATTTTgcttaaaacttctaaataaatgtctgtggaaattaataatttattaccTCTGCAAGCTATCGCAGTTCGATACAGTTAATACATGAGTAAATGCATAGGCAGgactcaacataaaggactgcccggtggcccGGAGCAAGCGTGAGAGATGTTCGGGCCAGTgaaaagtattgtcacttgcccgatcgAGCCACTGCTTCAcgctcagtcactaaaatatattttcatcaatgtatattatttaacatcttggaagcagactTTTACTTGGGTCAAATACGATGAAtgaaacaatgcaatatttggaacagtttgctgtcagtttacaggtaaagcagaaaagttgggagcctttttttgttggaacatgtctgttgtatatgtatacaattatatttgacttttgaattattctttttaaatatgtgacactgacattttttattggggctagtgaaaattttggcagggcaagtgaaaacctgaaacACTGGCCCGACTGGGCCAGtatattaaaaaatgatttgcgttgagccctgaTAGGTAAACAGCGCTTTGTCAGCATTCATTTCATAagctataacaacaaaatattaattattctgaCATAAACAAAACAGCTTATATATCAATGCATTTCTAAACTGGTATTTTGTTACTTTCCTGACAATATATATTATTCCAGTGATATTATTCagtaaattaatattatatcCAGCAAATTATTCTTCTCTCTTTCAGACCCCTCTATTTATTACCTTGTATGCAAGGTGGGAgtgattgttattattataagggtttgttcagttcagtagcGTTGTGTACTCAATtcaaaaacagaagtataaCAGTAGATAAAAATCGGTTtagcatatcggttatcgggcacacaagcatccaaatatttggtattggttataaaaaaaaaatcactacaCACTTGGTCGATCACTACATTGTATGCATAGGTTGCACATGcgcctacaggagaatgtagtatttaacccaggagatgcattgcattttgtctcaCTGCGCAAGCGTCGAACATGTGTACACgtatgagtcaaataaactacaCTTTGCAAGGCTATGCATTCGACCATGCGCATACGTTCGCATACACGTAAAAAAACAGACAACACTCCAGGCTATAGTGTCTCTATCCTGACACACAGCAGATgatgacaaacaaaataataacaaaaaaattaaaaatgaaaaggctgttccaataaaaaaaatattttactgttttctGATCTACATGCATTTGTCTCTTCTTAAGTGACTCaaattacatttctaacaaACTGCATCACAATGTTACAGAAATGACTCACAAATACTCTAACCATCCAAACATGCAGTTAAAATCTCACATCctactgatttaaaaaaaaattatgcccGCATTTTTCCTGGCTGGTATCTTTACAATCCCACATAAATAGATGTTTTTAGGCTTTTGTTTTCTCACTCCTGCACAGGGTTCACAGAGTTTAAAGTGGCAGCCATGAGTTCCCCATGCTGGTCCTGCTGAAAAACAACCAAAACAGCACCGGCCCCCTGAATTAGTCAATCAGCCTGAGTGCCACTGCAGAATTTGACGCCATTACGGGCTGGGGTGCTGTTCACCCTGATGACCCTTTGGAAAGAAATAGGCAAGCTGccactgtgtgtgtgtacgaTGAGTACTTGGAAGGGGGTGGGGGTTGCAACTTGTGTTCTCTGTCTCCAAAGAGACAGCTGTCAAAAACAGGACTTGCATCATAAAACATGCTCATATATATACACAGGAGATTCAAACAAAATGTGTGTAACTTAATCTTCTTAGTTTGTCCCCTTTACAACTAATTCACTTCACTGCACTGCGCAAATGGGAAATCCTCTTCTGTCTTGAGCTCACTAAAGATGACACTCGCATATCATGTTGCTTAGACTGCACAAAGAAATGAACCCAATCTTATGATGACACCAATAGTAGATCATTTTTCCTTAgccataaaatatatataaaaaaagaataaacagAGAACCTGGGCCCACGAGAACAGCTGGGCATCTCTAGATCTTTCTGTACCGGTGGGCTGGTTTTCAAACAGCAGTCATCTGTCTGTTAGCTTAGCCAGTTAGCAATCATAGAAAAACAAAGGGATTTGATCGCCCCGCTGTGGGTAGATGGACAAAATCCTGTATTTCTAAATATCGCCTTTGTGCCTAGCGCTAACAACGATGTCTTCACTGACCAAGATACAAGTATGCTTAAACTGGACAAATGACACAGAGTTTCCGGGCGTTAACGAGGCTTCTGAGCGACGGATGCTAGTGTGCCAACAGCGTCCGGGTAGACGTCAAAACATGGGTTAGCCGACTGTAAGCACCCCGGACGGCCAAATGGCCCCGGTCGGGTACGAAAAAAAACAGAGTGACGCTTTTACATTCCCTCAACAAACTGGAAAAATTAAACGAATGTAATTTTGTTATGTTTACATATTAACCGCAACGCTCACTGTTTATTACTCCGTTGtaataaaacacataaaagTAACAAAAGAGTTAACGTTATCGCGCTAGTCTCTGGGCAAAATGAACAGGGGAGTTAGCCGCTAGTGAGCTAATTTTGCTGCTAACATGCTAACGAATAAATGCAGCGGCAAACGTGCGCTCGCTAGCAGCTAAATTAGCGGCTAACGGCTAACTCCTCCGCTGCGGCTTCATTAGCTCACCGGCGCATTTTCAAGCGCTGGTTAGCCATCGAGCCTGGCTTGCCAATGGCCAAAAATTACCTGCTAGCTGTCTCCTGAGTAACAGTGCTGACTGGGGCTCCGTCATGTTTTATACGTTATATTCTAAGTCGACAGTCGTTCACTTCACTAAGGAGAAAAATGGTTTGCAATTTCTTGCGCGTCTTTCCGTTTCTGCTCTAGTCCGTTTTGCTCAACATTCTGATCCGGTGTGCGCATGCGCTTTACTGCCCGTGGGGCCGAAAGGAAAGTGCGCTCCAGGGCACTTATGGGCGGAGAATAAGCATAAACACATTATAACAAACAGCAATGCAGATAATGATacgagcaaaaaaaaaaacaatttaaaatgtatagacTTTTAAACACGAAACATCAGATCTGAAAACAGCACTTTTTTAAAGAACGCGTCTTTCTCAACCAGGGACCATGGGCACACAAGGGGATCAATACAATTCCCAGAAGGCTTCAAGATTACttaaattaatcaaaacaaGCACCAAATATCAATATATATATCGTCCCAGACTAAACTGCATGTTTGaactgccttcatttaaaaacaccttgtagtGACATATCTGAACAcacatcagtgccattgttttgtatgcacaccagtattgtttataaggtatgttttaaaaaaactacttaaatgtcctaatataactcttgttctggattaatctaaaccctgtctgggaaaccaccccatagcgTTTGCTTAATTGCATAATATAGGCATCTTTCTAGTTAGGCTAAGCTAGAATATTTTATTGGGTAAATAGTGAGTATTTTGTGGATAGTAGGGGGCTCGAAGTCATAAAAGTTGAGATCCAGTGATTTAGAAAAACAAGAATCAAATGTATGATTTCTCTTCCTTCATTTCTGTTTAgacatttattgtttggtcTAAGTTCTTGAAATGAAATGTACTGCCAAATGTGTCAAaggcttttttatttaatagatGATAATGCAATTCAACCACTAGGTGATACTAAAGAGCAGTACAAGTTATAGGGTCGATAAGCCAAGTTCACGGTTTAATGTCACTATTTTGCATTTCTAATGGGAATGATATTaccattataatatttattaaaaataaatgactaaACAAATTAATAGTTAATGAATTTATCACTTTATCAGTTTGAACTGTTTTATTTGTTGctgaattatttttaaatattttaaaaaaataaaacttaattttaaaatatatttaaaatgggACATTTAGCAGGTGCaactgaataatttttttccaataTTAAGCATGTTGAACAAAATAGCTATCAGTATACCAAGTCTGGCTTATTCCACATGGCAATTAAAACATTTAGAGAGGAGGATAACCAGCTGTATCGTGCTCTATATCAGTTAATCATTTATTGTAAACATGACAGGACAGATGTGGTGACAAATTTGCAAAGTTCGCGTAACAGCTGATCATGTTTATATTGATGTATGAGTGGCTTTGATTTTCAGAGAAGTCATTATGTAGGCCTACATAATTTCACAAGATGCATCTGGATGGGAGGACACCACAACCCAAGTTTCACAACTCGGGTTTAAGGAACAAGTTAATAATTAATACAAGTAAGTAATGAACacagattttaaataaataaatatctatAACTGGATAGAGAGAGACTCTCACTGGCAAGTTTCAAGACAGAGATAAACATGTTCATGGCCTATTTCGAATCAATTCATCCATGTGATAGTATGAATTGTAAAACCGGGTTATAAAATTCACCCAAGCAGACAATACAAGATTTGGGTTTATTACAACTCCCTAACTCATGCTGTTCATTCCTAGCTGTTTATTGTGTTAGATACTTTACTTAAAAACATATCTTAAAGGCATGTGAGATCTCGGTAACAGATCGCTTATAGCAGTGTAACGTGAGAAAGGCTTGTGGTTTATGTAGCAACACAAGAAGGAACTGTTTCCAGACGTGTGACCAGAGAAGAAGGGGCAGGGCTTATCACTTGATAACCCTGAAGTGTGCTGGATTCATAAAAAATCTTCTGTTTCTAAAACAGTGACAGCAACAAATACATCAAGTAAGGtaaagaaaaaacagaaaaggaaCAATATTACGATGGATTAAAGCTGCACAGGATACTGGAGCACATCCATTCATAAGTAAGCACATTTATGCCACATTATTgatgcaaaataattttttaatatttaatagatAAAGTAAACCTGATAACTAAAATAAAGCACATTGTCAATGCTTTATTTGAATTTTAGAAAAGCTGCATATGCTGAACAATTTATGCTAAAGTTATCCATTACAACAGTGGCATTGTTGGCCATCTGCTTAGTAATTCATTCCTGAATGCTTACAATGATTCTGCAACTTAGTTGTGGAACTATATACGTACCATTCCAACGAACGTGTTACTGAATGAACTTTTCTTGTAAACTATTGCGGTTTCTCTGTATAACATCACCGTGTGTGCTTAGATGGTACATCTGCCAGGTGCAAAATAGTTAGATAGCGATCGCTTTTGAGATCCGGTCTAGATTTCATTTTCATGAAATGATCTCATTATTTTTTTGCTGTCTGTTTTACAGAACAACTTTGTAAGACATATGCTCAAAAATGAAAGGCAAGATATATTTGTGAGATACTATACAGGAAACTAACTAATATTAACATGTGCTAAAGGAAACATGTTGTAGCCTATGACCTATACCCTAATATTACTGATGCAATAGAATGGTGCAGAAACTGGTTTGGAAGTTAAATTACAATAATGTGCAGGCTCTTCATATGAGAGACATACCAGTGTGCCTTGTATACTTTGACATACAGTAGAGCAGGGTTGCGTTTGTGCGTGGGCAACCTACGTTTGAATCTTACTTCCTTACAGTAAAGCATTAAAGGCCCTCAGAAAATCTCTTTCATGAATGCAAAGAATTGCATCTTGGTTTAAGATGTTCTTCTGCACTCATGCAGGGTCTTTAATGGAGCTCTATAGCCACAGGTTTTGGTTTTATCAAAAATCGAGAtatacaaatatcttcctttgtgcaTCTCTTTAATGGAAAGAGTAGGCCTACAGTTATGGTTAGGTTCTTCCACACCAGTGTTtgccaatcctggtcctggagtaCCCCCTTCCGGAATATTTTGACGTCTCTTTATGATTTAACTcatttggaaggaggctgatgagttgaatCAAGTGTTTTAAGTAAGGAGGCATCTAAAACTGTCTGGGAGGGTTTACTCGAGGgaacagtggcggctggtcactagggggcgctgggGCGCCACCCCCTTAAAGCTGGCCAGAgaggaaagctactttaacatgttaccaaaaagttaaatatatagtgcaaattaatacaaaataaattcatttagttgtactatttcactgttagtcatgttataatttatttaaaacaattaaaaatcaaaagtgagttctttgtgtgtgtgtcatgtttatgtgtctatgtaggtcaggaaaaagggtaaaaacatgtgactTGAGGCTGAGCTCTAAGTGGCTGGTTTCGGATCTGCCCTGGGGCGCAGGACTGTGCGCCCCAAACACTCCCACTTATGTTGAAAGCGAATCAATActgcttttaatgttttttacctcCTGTGATTGGATCGTTCGAAGAGTCTCATTACCGCGTTGGAGATTGCTGTGTTAACTGATAGCTACACTGTTCACCATTCACCATGTTCCTCTGATTTAAGGATggaacaatttttggttccctaaacgttcccctaacgttagcttttggttcccataacgttattttccaaggtttgtttttggttagccaggaaaggtTTTTAAAGAAATAGAACCGTATTTTaggtcaatttaaaaataaccaccctgcaacattatgggaacgttattttatggttgcacaaaaaataaacaaaaaataaccattagagaacgttatgtataagttatttttaggttatttaaaaaaacaccctgcaacgttatgggaacgttattctATGGTTGCAAAAAATACAACCTAAAAAGAACGTAACCAAAAGATAACCAAAAACTAACAAACGCTCTGTGTTTGCTGGGTGGTTACATGGCTACAGAAGTGAAGTTTCTGTGTCAACAAACATTGCTCGCTTTGCAAAATAATTCTGGTGTAGTTGCATTGCATGCCAGAGGTGAACTTACCAGCGTACACTTCACTCAAAAAACTGTGAAGGAGGTGACAGATCAGCCCTAACTACTTGAGCATTAACTTCCAAATGTGGTATTTGTTGTGACTGATATTAGATTGGCTATGCGACTATGTCTCACTGGTTTCATATGTAATTGTTTGTGACTACGTATCTATCCTTTTCCTTATTGCCATGTTTTTTCAAACCGAATGAATGTCATGTGAGTTTCATGCTGCAGTTCTCAAGCGTGCATTCTTCAGTGCAACTGGCTTTTTCATagcataatgttttttataacaTAGTCTGTTTTCTTCATACAGAGTCAAAAAGACATTCGGTGCCCATGGATACGGAGACAATCGTGCCATCCATCCAACCCAGACGAAAAACCCGCTTGAGCTTCAGCACCAACATGAGTGTACGTTATGGCTCCATGGGCTCAGATGTACCAGATGGCGATACATCATCAACACAGATATCTGCCATCTCTCCGAGACGCTCCTACATCGCTGTGGCAGTTCTCTGCTATATTAATCTTCTCAACTACATGGACCGCTATACCATAGCAGGTTAGCATACAATGCCCAAAATCTGGTTCACAATTATGCTACagatacaacaaaatttttattttggtctGGTTTTATTCTAGGTGTGCTGCCCAGCATCCAGGAATACTTTAAAATTAGTGACAGCACATCAGGTCTCCTTCAGACAGGTATCAGATTGACTTTGATGTATGTTGCGGATGACAGTAAAGAGGAATAGGACATTGCAAAATTGGATATTACAATAGCACTTCCTTACTTACTTCAGGAACTTACAGTTAGGTGTTTCTGTCATTTTGTTAGTTAACACCGATGACAAGCCCAGCTATATATTGTGTTTTATAAAACACAAGTGGACCTGTAAAGTATGTCCAGCATGATCGCACAAGAAtacgtattttatgagttgAATAAGTTGTACCAAGTGAACCGTACAAAAtatacgattatcataaaaaaacaatattaaaaccccacctctaaccccaacgtcacaggtgcgaaagcaaattgtacaaaaacaagCAAATTTGCTCATACactgtaataaaatatttgttggtttaacttaaataagtaagttacttggttgccttaaaatgtagagtttattcaacttaaacATATTAGTTAATTAgtcaaaataaatgtgtaaaaaagaTGGTGTGTTGCGTTAActaaaaatttttaaggcaacTGCATTACGAGTACGCCACCTTGTAAAGTACATAACGGGTTGCTTTGAAATTGCCTTGGTATGTCACAAAATGGTGCAAATTTTTCAAAACCACCGGGCAGATTTCTATCTACCTGATATGAATCTGTTTGCAGTTTCATGTTTAGTCAATCTTTCTCTATTCAGCTTACAGTCTCACATGGGTTTATTATGTATCAGTAGATCTTCATGACATTTACAACTGCTACTGAAACATTGACAGAGATATGAAAATTCTGATTAAATATAAATAGAATCCTAGACaatgaatgaataataaaaCTGTTTCTAATTCCACATGaatagtttcgttgcaaaacgagataaccaccgtttttttaattgttcagaaatcttgttttttggttgtgcattccaattaatttcaatgcaactgcagttaagtaagctaagtagcaccataaaacaaaataataacatgataacataataataaacatcttttgacaaaaatgttaaaaaatggatttatctcgtttttcaacgaaactcttcacatatttattaacatatttacagtttttatCTGTAGCTTTATGCTCCTGGCGCCGGTTTTTGGTTATCTCGGGGACCGTTACAACAGGAAGTACGTAATGATTGCTGGGATGATTGTGTGGCTTGGCACAACCCTGGGCAGCTCTTTCGTCGGAAAGTTGGTAGGCCTACAGTAAAATTATGTCTATCAGGGGAATTCTGGGATGCCAGGGAATCTTTGTGAAGTCTCACAGTTATTATTTGAaattgcataatgataaaagcattgcattacatttttagTTATAGATCTCTCCTAATTCTCACCACAGCAATTTTGGGTTCTGATCTTGACAAGGGCATTGGTTGGAACAGGAGAGGCCAGTTACTGTACCATTGCTCCGACTATCATTGCCGACTTGTTCACTGGCACCAAGAGAACTGTCATGATCtcctttttttatatatttataccaGTCGGAAGGTAAAGTACTTACTGCACCACTAGATTTAAGAAAGTTTCTATGTAGACATCTCATTTAAACAAGTGTTCAACAACTCTGTTTGCACCGCGCTCTTCCATTATTGggtctttttttactaaatttgGTGCGTCAATCACTTAGTATACAAAGTTATGATCTGCATCCAAATATATTGACGTCAACATTCATGCATTGTTTAATTACTAGTAGTATGGCCACATAGATGGTGTGGCCAtttgtgccagttccgccggacacgtcctgaacatgttttcgggttcgttcaccggaagtcttcttcttcttctttcgtgGGTTTACTGGCGGGTTGCAAACCAACTGAAAAggtgcataccgccacctactgtacTGGAGTGTGACAAGGATAGTCCGCAAGACTCAGATTAAATTCTATGAATTACcgcaatgttttttaaaaacctcATTACTGCCCTTATTAGCCTACCCGTATATGTcccttcatttaaaatattgccCATTGTAAATTCTGTAATCCCCATTTCTTGAACTTCTCTAATATACAATATTCTTTCCTGCTGGTATTTCacacatgtcattaaaacatgtTCCACTGTCTCCCTTTCCTGACACCCATCACAAAGACCTGTATCGTGTTTACCTATGATGTAATTATTTGCATTGAGGCTAGTATGTCCCATTCTTAATCttgtaaatattatatattccCTCCTACTTATATTATGATTTATATTGCTTTGCTTTAATTTACCTTGAATGTTATAAAAATGTCTTCCCTTCATACATGAGTCCCAAGATATCTGCCACATATCTTTACATGCTTGATTAATAAGAGATTTCCCTTCTACCCTACTCAAACTTACTgttaaattgatattattcAATTGAAGTGCTTCTTTAGCCATTTGATCAACCATCTCATTCCCCTGAATCCCAACATGGGCTGGTACCCAAACAAATCTCACCAATATACCCTCATTCTTTAGTCTatataaactaataaaaactTCTGTTAATATATCATTTCTACACGATTTAAAAGTTTGAAGGCTTAAGAGAGACGCCATTGAGTCTGAGCATATTAACACCTCCTTAACAGATACCATCCTTGTTTCCTCAATCCATTGTAGAGCCATTTGTATAGCCACTAACTCTGCCGTGTACACTGACGCTCCATTAGTTAATCTCCCTTTATTTCCATACTTTAACTCTGGGACATAAAAGGCTGCACCAGTGATCCCTAACTCAGGGTTTTTCGACCCGTCAGTATAAATGTGAACAGATGAATAATGAACAGTTTTAATATGCTCTATTGCCATTGTTTTTATATCCCCTCCACATTCTCCCTTTTGCATTTTTTCATGTATTGAGAGGTCTATTTGTGGTTCACAAAAAAACCAAGGTGGAATTGGTGATATTGTAATAGTTGGCCCATACTTTCTTTTATCCAGGTTCATTTCTTTTGCCCATATATTAGCTTTCCATGCAAAACCTGATCCCTTTATCTGTCTAGTTTCCCAACTATCTTCTAGAATTTTCCTAGCTAAATGATCTTTATTGTGACCCATTAAATTAATCCAATAT
The sequence above is drawn from the Misgurnus anguillicaudatus chromosome 22, ASM2758022v2, whole genome shotgun sequence genome and encodes:
- the ube2g1a gene encoding ubiquitin-conjugating enzyme E2 G1a isoform X2; this encodes MTEPQSALLLRRQLAELNKNPVEGFSAGLIDDNDLYRWEVLIIGPPDTLFEGGVFKAHLTFPKDYPLRPPKMKFITEIWHPNVDKNGDVCISILHEPGEDKYGYEKPEERWLPIHTVETIMISVISMLADPNGDSPANVDAAVKWREDRHGEFKRKVARCVRKSQETAFE
- the ube2g1a gene encoding ubiquitin-conjugating enzyme E2 G1a isoform X1, producing the protein MTEPQSALLLRRQLAELNKNPVEGFSAGLIDDNDLYRWEVLIIGPPDTLFEGGVFKAHLTFPKDYPLRPPKMKFITEIWHPNVDKNGDVCISILHEPGEDKYGYEKPEERWLPIHTVETIMISVISMLADPNGDSPANVDAAKEWREDRHGEFKRKVARCVRKSQETAFE